A region of the Argopecten irradians isolate NY chromosome 16, Ai_NY, whole genome shotgun sequence genome:
TGTGTatcattgactgtataactcaccttcacaggatttggtatcattgactgtataactcaccttcacaggatttggtatcgttgactgtataactcaccttcacaggatttggtatcattgactgtataactcaccttcacaggatttggtatcgttgactgtataactcaccttcacaggatttgtgatcattgactgtataactcaccttcacaggatttgtgatcattgactgtataactcaccttcacaggatttggtatcattgactgtataactcaccttcacaggatttgtgatcattgactgtataactcaccttcacaggatttggtatcattgactgtataactcaccttcacaggatttggtatcattgactgtataactcaccttcacaggatttggtatcattgactgtataactcacctaCACAGGATTTGGTATtgttgactgtataactcaccttcacaggatttggGATCGATGACTGTGTGCCTCACTTTCACAGGATTCAGTTTcgttgactgtataactcaccttcacaggattttGTATCATTGACCATGCACTCACCTTCATAGCGATCTTGTACCCCTCCTGACAGGAACAGTAGTATCCACTGTCACTGAGATCTGTACAGGTCTGGGAACACCCGCCATTATTTACTGAACAGTTCATATTTCCTGACAGTTTATCTACAACAAATGAATTTCAGAATACCACAAATAGTTCACAAATACATCGAAATGTTTACACAATAGTTCACATTTGCCATTCATCTTTAAttgaaatacattatgtatgtaaGCAACTTGCTGGAAATGTCTGTTTTATGCAACTGTTCTTGCTTCCATATGAAAACTTTGCCGACATCTGaactaaaacaaattaaacagaTGCATGCGGTTCAATCCTAAGACCGCCTCTCTCGTCAGACGCATCCTCACAGTCCACTATGGCATTACACACTTTTGTAGCATCAATACATTGAGGATTGGCACATACGTACTGATCTGTGGAGCACTTGGCCGGTCTAGGGGTACCTGTTTAGAGAGGTCAAGGGGTCAggcaaacctgtctataaagaccaactatatacagaggtcagtccaacctgtctatagagatcaactatatacagaggtcagtccaacctgtctatagagatcaactatatacagaggtcagtccaacctgtctatagagatcaactatatacagaggtcagtccaacctgtctatagagatcaactgtatacagaggtCAGTCCAACCTGTCTTTAAATACTAACTGTTGTAGGTCAAAGGGTCAGTccaatctgtctataaagactaactgtatacagaggtcagtcaaacctgtctttaaaTACTAACTGTTACAGGTCAAAGGGTcagtccaacctgtctataaagactaactgtatacagaggtcagtcaaacctgtctttaaaTACTAACTGTTGTACGTCATACAGAGGTcagtccaacctgtctataaagactaactgtatacagaggtcagtcaaacctgtctttaaaTACTAACTGTTGTAGGTCAAAGGGTcagtccaacctgtctataaagactaactgtatacagaggtcagtcaaacctgtctttaaaTACTAACTGTTGTAGGTCAAAGGGTcagtccaacctgtctataaagactaactgtatacagaggtcagtcaaacctgtctttaaagaCTAACTGTTACAGGTCAAGGGGTcagtccaacctgtctataaagactaacTGTGAAGAGAGGTCAAGAGGTCAattaaacctgtatataaagaccaactgTGTGGAGAAGTCAAGGGtcagttaaacctgtctataaagaccaactgtgTAGAGAGGTCAAGAGGtcagttaaacctgtctataaagaccaactgtgTAGAGAAGTCAAGGGTcagtccaacctgtctataaagaccaactgtgTGGAGAGGTCAAGAGGTcaattaaacctgtctataagaCCACCTAAAAACCACACAATACCCAAGAGAACTTGATACTCTAGTAAAATTGTGTTAAATTAGACATTTGGGAACAAAAGTTTTATTTGTCTTGTTAATAAGTGGTCCATATGTCAGTTTTTACAGTGTAATTTCTCATCTCAGAGCAGACATcttaataaaaaacaaatttgtagAGAGGTCAAAAtgtcagtcaaacctgtctataaagaccaactatGTAGAGAGGTCAAGAGGtcagttaaacctgtctataaagaccaactgtgTAGAGAGGTCAAGGGGTCAGTTAGAGCACCTAAAAACCACACAATACCCAGTAGAACTTGATACTCTGgtaaaattgtgttgaaattaggTATTTGGGAACAAAAGTTTTATTTGTCTTATTAATAAGTGGTCCATGTGTCAGTTTCTACTGTGTAATTGCTTATTTCAGAGCAGACATcttaataaaaaacaaaaaaatggtCTATCTACTATGTTTAACAGTAAGAGGATGATCGTATCAAAATATCTTTACAACAGCtgtcatttttattatacagaTTTGTAAACTGACAAATAGTGTAAATCATTAACTCATTTCATGTACGATTAAgttttgtgtattttgggagCTTTTAAGGTCACTTACAGATTTTCTATCAATTTCGGTCACTTGCAtaattcattatcattattatgcagaataaataaaataccCCCCCCTGCCTTTGGGGTAGGACAGTGATACATTACATGATCTAATGGCCAATGTATGTGTCAAATGATTTTCTCTAATCCAAACTTGTTGCAATTCACAAGtcaaaacaagaaatattttgcCCCGGGGGGTGGGGATTTCTCTATTTGGGTCACAGACACTAATAACTGTCACCCTCAGTTCAGAGCATTTAAGGTCAATCAATCTTTGACCAATTCACTTGAAGATTGAAATTTTTGGTAGGGGTCGGGGTTGGGGTTACTTTTTATGCAGAATAGATAAAATACAGCCCCACCTGCtaaattttgagaatttcaagaggcccaatgggatgaaaattttatttatgtaatgacattgctatattttataatactggTAAATTACAAGGAACCTGATTTAAATCAACGAAATTCCAGAGGCGAGTTTTGCTGTTCTCTGGTTTAAAATTACTtcaaacagctcttgttatgtatgacaccgGTCCGATGATCAGTCTGTACTTTGGTCCAGAGATTACAGTGTTATTTCACAATCTTCACCACTACAGGTGATTTATCATCTTCCCCTAATTTTAAACAGTATACAAGTTCTTGTTTGTTTTGACTTACAATCTTCTATTGCATTTTTTCaagtattaaaataataaaaaaaattacaatctTGATTTTTACCAAACAccaaacaattacaaaatactTCCACAAGTCATTGAAACAGTGCATGACCATGTATTGACACAACCCTGGCCCAGAAAAATAATCGGTCATGATAACTTCAATTACGTACCACACATGTTCGGGTTTTCGTCTGACCCATCTTTACAATCCTCGTCTGAGTCACACAACCAGTGATGACTGAGACAGCGGCTGAGACACACACAAAGTTCTCGGTGCCACAGGTGTGGTTGAGTGGCACACACGACTTGCCGTCCTCTCCTAACGTCAGACCGATGTCACTACACTGACACTCCGCCTTACCGTCGGGAGCTGGGTGACAGCTGTGGACACAGCCTCCATTGTAGATCTGACAGGGGCTGGCGGTACCTGAGGatcatcaaaataataaataattacatgAGATCACAGAGGGATCTTGATGTCCATCATGTATTGATAAATCTTTATCAGTCAAAGAGATGTAATATTAATGAGAAAGTTCCCTTCAGTATTTGTCGGGGAAACAAAGGTagcaaacttcaattgtcaaaaatGGCTGCCAATCGGCCATGTTTTCCCCCTATTcctcacaaaatataatatgcacaacaagTAACCAAGGAAAAACTGACATATGaaagttctttctgagaaatagtggtaacaaactttaagtatcaacaTCCAAGATGGATgaaggccaaatatcagtaccctggacctttcggttatcAAGaataagttgtttaaatgaacattttataaatgGCGGACACATTTAGTTTTAGTAATATAAATATCACGGCTTGCAAACATGATCAAAATTGACCTACTACAcaatctatgtttgttttacgaCTGTACAACTGTAGGACCAGATAAGGGAGTAACATCCGATATCATCTGGCCTCATTAGACAGACATTTTATCTGGGTAGACGTGGACACAAGGATTGTGTTATTCTGTGTGGACACATATAATTAGGAGACAGAAGTAAATTTCAGATTGGCTGTGAATTTCAGAGGAAGAGAAATTTGAACAACATTGAATATCATTTAGATTCTGGGGAAGACCAACTTGATTTAATCCCAGGTACCCTGTGTGTGTCATCAGTGAATGCAGTGATTATCAGGTaattattttcttgtacttTAAAACTAATTTGTTTGAGGTCAATATTTAAATCATACCAAGAACTGAACAAGACACTGAAGCTTCTATTCAATTATTATGCAAAAACACTGGACATAGAACATCAAATAAAACCCTTATTCAATTAATTTATGCaaaaaacattgtattgatTCAATATAATCAATTTTCAGAAATTCAACAAACATCAAAATGGCAACAGCAAACATGCCAGTTCGTACGGAAGGACAGACAACATGTAACCAtcacaaagggagacaactagaTTGGTATTGTGAAAAATGTCAAGAACCAATTTGTCCTAAATGCATTTCCACCATTCACAGAATTCATCCAATGTGTGAGCTTAGTGAAGTCACTCCTCAGAAGAAACAAGACATCAGAAACTTTATTGACAGAACAGAACAAAATGATCTGGTACAGATTGGGAAATACATCACATCTACTGATACACTCCTCAAAGACAACGACagcatatttgataaattatcacATGAATTGAAGATACAAacagaaaaattaaaacaagaccTTGACAAGCTTAGAGAAGAGACACTCTCACTTTATCAAAACATGAAAGATGACAACATCAAACTCATACAGAAATACAAACAAGAACTTGAAATGTTGAACAAACAACTTAAACACCAAATACAGAAATGTAAGACAACACTTCAGCAGGGCTCTCACATAGAAATATATGACACAAAATGCGAAATAGATTCCCAAATACATATCCCTGTCAAACCTATTTTAGATACAGTCAGCTTCACTCCAAACAATACTCCTAAAGGTCACCTGGTACAAGCCTTAGGAAAAGTCACCACCTCAGGCCAAAGTCATACATCCACTGACCAGAAACGGTCAGTATCATTAGCAGACGGTCAGCAACAACCCTCATCACAACAACAGTCAGAGGATAAAGGTAAGAAAGCAGTGGCCAGGAAAACACTACTGACAGAGACCAAGGTGGTGGAGGAGTGGAAGTCTCCATGTTACATTACTTCTATATGTCCTACCACTGATGACCAGGCCTGGACCAGTTACTACTACAGTAACACATTAACTCTCCTGGACAGGAAGGGCACAGTGATACAGAAGGTCACACACAAGGCTGGGATCATGGACATCAGTCTATCACCAACAACACACAGATTGTGGGCCTGTGATACACAAAACAACATCCTGGAGCTGGTATCAGGACAGTTAACTCAACAATTCACAACTAAAACACGTCCTTACAGCATATGTATTA
Encoded here:
- the LOC138311152 gene encoding tripartite motif-containing protein 2-like; the protein is MATANMPVRTEGQTTCNHHKGRQLDWYCEKCQEPICPKCISTIHRIHPMCELSEVTPQKKQDIRNFIDRTEQNDLVQIGKYITSTDTLLKDNDSIFDKLSHELKIQTEKLKQDLDKLREETLSLYQNMKDDNIKLIQKYKQELEMLNKQLKHQIQKCKTTLQQGSHIEIYDTKCEIDSQIHIPVKPILDTVSFTPNNTPKGHLVQALGKVTTSGQSHTSTDQKRSVSLADGQQQPSSQQQSEDKGKKAVARKTLLTETKVVEEWKSPCYITSICPTTDDQAWTSYYYSNTLTLLDRKGTVIQKVTHKAGIMDISLSPTTHRLWACDTQNNILELVSGQLTQQFTTKTRPYSICITAKNHVIVGMSGNVSKYTTQGQMVLTTMAAGTGKPLVCTPYRITECPVTNNVAVIDHSNKRDGGDGNKHVVVMDTDFQQLFVYRGDIPSTCKQSPQTGGEPFYPCGIVYDSQGSLIIGDGNNKNVVLVNKDGKGLRILHTDRDWVWAVGVGRDDLLWVKIWV